Proteins encoded together in one Thermococcus gammatolerans EJ3 window:
- a CDS encoding acetate--CoA ligase family protein, giving the protein MSRVEEARKIIEKAKAENRPLVEPEAKEILRLYGVPVPDFKVATNEEEAVKFAREIGYPVVMKIVSPQIIHKSDAGGVKVNIKNDEEAREAFRTIMENARKYKPDADLWGVIIYKMLPLGKEVIVGMIRDPQFGPAIMFGLGGIFVEILKDVSFRVAPITKEEALEMIKEIKAYPILAGARGEKPVDIEALADIIVKVGELALELPEIKELDINPIFAYEDSAVAVDARMLL; this is encoded by the coding sequence ATGAGCCGTGTCGAAGAGGCAAGGAAGATAATCGAGAAGGCCAAGGCCGAGAACAGGCCGCTCGTCGAGCCCGAGGCGAAGGAGATACTCCGCCTTTACGGCGTCCCGGTTCCGGACTTCAAGGTCGCGACCAACGAGGAGGAGGCCGTTAAGTTCGCCCGTGAAATCGGGTATCCGGTGGTTATGAAAATCGTTTCTCCGCAGATTATCCACAAGAGCGACGCCGGTGGTGTTAAGGTCAACATCAAGAACGACGAGGAAGCGAGGGAAGCCTTCAGAACAATCATGGAGAACGCCAGGAAGTACAAGCCCGACGCCGACCTCTGGGGCGTCATAATCTACAAGATGCTCCCGCTCGGCAAGGAAGTTATAGTCGGTATGATACGCGACCCGCAGTTCGGTCCAGCTATAATGTTCGGTCTCGGTGGAATCTTCGTCGAGATTCTCAAGGATGTTTCCTTCCGCGTCGCCCCGATTACCAAGGAGGAAGCCCTTGAGATGATTAAGGAAATCAAGGCCTACCCGATTCTCGCCGGAGCGCGCGGTGAGAAGCCGGTGGACATTGAGGCCCTTGCAGACATCATCGTCAAGGTCGGCGAGCTCGCCCTTGAGCTTCCAGAGATTAAGGAGCTCGACATCAACCCGATTTTTGCCTATGAGGACTCAGCTGTTGCCGTCGACGCGAGGATGCTCCTCTGA
- a CDS encoding DUF4139 domain-containing protein, protein MRNAFKVLAGVALVIILMVALHGTEQIRAASSDTTVALYDSAEIGVISEVLNLSLKKGINRVQLDDLAGLNVEEITVRPLDPNVQFLGLYSSESSENMYDSNVGSDVEVKTSSGDVIRGKFLGLKDGKLVIQGEDGLYAVNPSELVYFKASRMEKKGGVYALFSAPEDGKYAVEVTYRVPGMSWGSRYKLYLGEKTARLFGYIIVKNPTSKEYENAKVALVSGDVQFYSPYSPRYVYTLAVAAEKSGGSQGEPVKVEAFHVYPLGPTDIKAASTMMIPYISTEVEIKRQYLYESWSYDRTANVYESISFKADRVLPAGVVEIYRETEGGNLLIGENHIEHTPKGDVVRIGIGKDYDLKGTTKVLDSEHGEGWAKYRIKVTIENFGDESKTVIVRHYKYGGKLISSTISPSDETAQYVEFILTVPAGGSRSVTFEYEVNW, encoded by the coding sequence ATGAGAAACGCGTTTAAAGTTCTTGCCGGGGTGGCCCTCGTGATAATCCTCATGGTGGCCCTCCACGGCACCGAGCAGATCCGGGCCGCAAGTAGCGACACAACGGTTGCCCTCTATGACTCGGCCGAGATTGGCGTCATCAGCGAGGTTCTGAACCTGAGCCTTAAGAAGGGAATCAACAGGGTTCAGCTGGATGACCTAGCCGGCCTGAACGTTGAGGAGATAACGGTGAGACCCCTTGACCCCAACGTCCAGTTCCTCGGGCTCTACAGCTCTGAATCGAGTGAGAACATGTACGACTCGAACGTGGGCAGCGACGTCGAGGTGAAAACCTCGAGCGGGGACGTAATCAGGGGCAAGTTCCTCGGTTTAAAGGACGGCAAGCTCGTGATCCAGGGTGAGGACGGACTGTACGCGGTGAATCCGAGCGAGCTGGTCTACTTCAAAGCCTCGCGGATGGAAAAGAAAGGCGGCGTCTACGCCCTCTTCTCCGCCCCCGAAGATGGAAAGTACGCCGTTGAAGTGACCTATCGCGTCCCTGGAATGAGCTGGGGGAGCAGGTACAAACTCTACCTGGGCGAAAAAACCGCCCGCCTTTTTGGTTACATTATCGTGAAGAACCCCACCTCGAAGGAGTACGAAAATGCCAAGGTCGCCCTCGTCTCGGGTGACGTTCAGTTTTACAGCCCCTATTCCCCGAGGTACGTTTACACCCTCGCTGTGGCGGCGGAAAAGTCAGGGGGCAGTCAGGGAGAGCCGGTTAAGGTAGAGGCCTTCCACGTCTATCCCCTGGGCCCGACGGACATAAAGGCCGCGAGCACGATGATGATACCCTACATCTCGACGGAGGTGGAGATAAAGAGGCAGTACCTCTACGAGAGCTGGAGCTATGACAGAACGGCCAACGTTTACGAGTCCATCTCCTTCAAGGCTGACAGGGTTCTCCCTGCCGGAGTCGTGGAGATCTACCGGGAAACCGAGGGTGGAAACCTTCTAATAGGGGAGAACCACATCGAGCACACACCAAAGGGCGATGTGGTGAGAATCGGCATCGGCAAGGACTACGACCTCAAGGGCACTACGAAGGTTCTCGACTCAGAACACGGCGAGGGCTGGGCAAAGTACAGGATTAAGGTGACTATCGAAAACTTCGGCGACGAGTCGAAGACTGTAATAGTCCGCCACTACAAGTACGGTGGAAAGCTCATCAGCTCGACCATAAGCCCCTCTGATGAGACTGCGCAGTACGTGGAGTTTATTCTCACGGTCCCGGCGGGCGGTTCGAGGAGTGTAACCTTCGAGTACGAGGTCAACTGGTGA